From the genome of Microcoleus sp. bin38.metabat.b11b12b14.051, one region includes:
- a CDS encoding Uma2 family endonuclease, whose amino-acid sequence MTTVTLNLDTVELTDEQFYRLCQMNRDWQFERTSKGEMIIMSPVGGVSGNREADLITDLSLWNRQTQLGRVFSSSTIFRLPNNGDRSPDAAWVSLERWSALTAEEREKFPPICPDFVIELRSRTDPLRPLQEKMQEYLNSGLRLGWLINPQDEQVEIYRPNRDVEIVQFPVSLSGEDVLPGFVLNLPMI is encoded by the coding sequence ATGACAACAGTTACTTTAAACTTAGATACTGTCGAACTAACAGACGAACAGTTTTACCGTTTGTGTCAGATGAATCGAGACTGGCAATTTGAACGGACTTCCAAAGGAGAAATGATAATTATGTCACCAGTAGGCGGAGTCAGCGGCAATCGAGAAGCCGATTTGATTACTGATTTGAGTTTGTGGAACCGTCAAACCCAGCTCGGGAGAGTATTTAGTTCTTCAACAATTTTTCGGCTACCCAATAACGGAGACCGTTCTCCTGACGCGGCTTGGGTTAGCTTAGAAAGATGGTCGGCTTTAACAGCAGAAGAACGGGAAAAATTTCCGCCAATTTGTCCTGACTTTGTAATAGAATTGCGTTCGCGAACCGACCCGCTGCGCCCGCTTCAGGAGAAAATGCAGGAGTATCTCAATAGTGGCTTGCGCTTGGGTTGGTTGATTAATCCTCAAGACGAACAAGTAGAAATTTATCGCCCCAATCGTGATGTAGAGATTGTACAATTTCCTGTGAGTTTATCCGGAGAAGATGTGTTGCCCGGATTTGTTTTAAATTTGCCGATGATTTGA
- the ruvC gene encoding crossover junction endodeoxyribonuclease RuvC — protein MEKRILGLDPGLANLGFGAISCQIVPGKQDKNSVSMIDCGVIKTLPKQEMGERLKIIYEDLHAVIEQVKPDLAIAEKLFFYKMGNTILVAQARGILILVLAQCGVPLFEFTPAQIKKALTGRGNADKSEVQEAVARELELGYIPKPDDAADALAVALTGWYDDDICPKKIEFATQQK, from the coding sequence ATGGAAAAACGAATTTTAGGATTAGATCCGGGTTTAGCCAATCTCGGTTTCGGCGCAATTTCCTGTCAAATTGTCCCCGGAAAACAAGACAAAAACAGCGTTTCCATGATTGATTGCGGCGTGATTAAAACCTTGCCAAAACAAGAAATGGGAGAGCGACTGAAAATCATTTACGAAGATTTGCACGCAGTAATTGAACAGGTAAAACCAGATTTGGCAATTGCCGAAAAGCTGTTTTTTTACAAAATGGGAAATACCATACTTGTCGCCCAAGCCCGCGGCATTTTGATTCTAGTATTGGCTCAGTGCGGAGTGCCGCTGTTCGAGTTTACACCAGCTCAAATTAAGAAAGCTTTGACAGGCCGCGGCAATGCTGACAAATCGGAAGTGCAAGAGGCTGTAGCGCGAGAGTTGGAACTAGGTTATATTCCGAAACCCGACGATGCAGCGGATGCTTTAGCCGTGGCTTTGACTGGTTGGTATGATGATGATATTTGTCCCAAAAAAATAGAATTTGCCACTCAACAAAAATGA